One segment of Paenibacillus sp. FSL R7-0337 DNA contains the following:
- a CDS encoding CTP synthase: MTKYIFVTGGVVSSLGKGITAASLGRLLKNRGLKVTIQKFDPYINVDPGTMSPYQHGEVFVTDDGAETDLDLGHYERFIDINLSKNSNVTTGKIYSSVISKERRGEYLGGTVQVIPHITNEIKERVFRAGRETGSDVVITEIGGTVGDIESLPFMEAIRQIKSDIGRENVMYIHVTLIPYIKAAGEVKTKPTQHSVKELRSIGIQPNVIVCRTEYPLTNDMKAKLALFCDIDENAVVECRDAATLYEVPLNLRDEGLDEIVVNHLKLTTPAPDMREWESMLERIQKLERTVEIAIVGKYVALHDAYLSVVESLSHAGFASNAEVKLRWVDAELVTDENVDELLGGIGGILVPGGFGDRGIEGKISAIRYAREQSIPFFGICLGMQVSVIEYGRSMLGLAGANSSEIDPSTPHPLIDLLPEQKDIEDMGGTMRLGLYPCKLLPDSLAMSCYDDELVYERHRHRYEFNNAYRDEMEKAGLVISGTSPDGRLVEIVELPGHPWFLSVQFHPEFTSRPNRPQPLFREFVKASLTHSEQM, translated from the coding sequence GTGACAAAGTATATTTTCGTAACGGGTGGCGTTGTGTCTTCCCTTGGCAAAGGCATTACCGCTGCTTCGCTGGGCAGACTGCTCAAGAACAGAGGTCTCAAGGTAACGATCCAGAAATTCGATCCTTACATTAACGTGGACCCGGGAACGATGAGTCCTTATCAGCACGGGGAAGTATTCGTGACCGATGACGGCGCGGAGACCGACCTCGACCTTGGGCATTACGAGCGGTTTATTGACATTAACCTGTCCAAGAACAGCAACGTAACCACAGGCAAAATCTATTCCTCGGTCATCAGCAAAGAACGCCGTGGAGAATATCTTGGGGGAACCGTGCAGGTTATCCCGCATATTACGAACGAAATCAAGGAACGTGTCTTCCGTGCGGGCCGTGAGACCGGCTCGGATGTAGTCATTACCGAAATCGGCGGCACCGTGGGCGATATCGAGAGTCTGCCGTTCATGGAAGCCATCCGTCAGATCAAGAGCGACATCGGCCGGGAGAATGTCATGTACATTCACGTGACCCTGATTCCTTATATCAAAGCAGCCGGAGAAGTGAAAACAAAGCCGACCCAGCATAGTGTCAAGGAGCTGCGCAGCATCGGGATTCAGCCCAATGTGATCGTATGCCGTACGGAATATCCGTTGACCAACGATATGAAAGCCAAGCTGGCTCTGTTCTGTGATATCGATGAGAACGCCGTTGTGGAATGCCGCGATGCCGCGACGCTTTATGAGGTGCCGCTGAATCTGCGCGACGAAGGTCTGGATGAGATTGTCGTCAACCACTTGAAGCTGACTACTCCTGCGCCGGATATGCGTGAATGGGAGAGCATGCTGGAGCGGATTCAGAAGCTGGAGCGTACCGTTGAGATTGCTATCGTCGGCAAGTACGTGGCGCTGCACGATGCTTATCTGAGTGTTGTTGAATCCCTGTCCCATGCCGGATTTGCCTCCAATGCCGAAGTGAAGCTCCGGTGGGTCGATGCAGAGCTGGTAACCGATGAGAATGTGGACGAGCTGCTGGGCGGCATCGGCGGCATTCTGGTTCCAGGCGGCTTCGGCGACCGGGGAATCGAAGGCAAGATCTCGGCCATCCGCTATGCGCGGGAGCAGTCCATTCCGTTCTTCGGCATTTGCCTGGGAATGCAGGTGTCTGTCATCGAGTACGGCCGTTCCATGCTGGGACTGGCAGGAGCGAACAGCTCCGAGATTGATCCTTCGACTCCGCATCCGCTGATTGACCTTCTGCCAGAGCAGAAGGATATCGAAGATATGGGCGGCACGATGCGCCTTGGCCTGTATCCTTGTAAGCTTTTGCCGGATTCCCTTGCTATGTCCTGCTATGACGATGAGCTGGTCTATGAGCGTCACCGTCACCGGTATGAATTCAACAATGCTTATCGTGATGAGATGGAGAAGGCAGGTCTGGTTATTTCCGGTACCTCTCCTGATGGACGTCTGGTGGAGATTGTCGAGCTGCCGGGTCACCCGTGGTTCCTGTCCGTGCAATTCCACCCGGAATTCACCTCCCGTCCCAACCGTCCGCAACCGCTGTTCCGTGAATTTGTCAAAGCCTCGCTTACACATTCCGAGCAAATGTAA
- a CDS encoding response regulator has translation MEKKKVLIVDDQNGIRILLMEVFNSEGYATFQAANGKLALDIVRNESPDMVLLDMKIPGMDGLEILKHLKELNPAIKVIMMTAYGELDMIKEATKLGALMHFTKPFDIDEMRVAVNMHLHNKSVDQCS, from the coding sequence ATGGAAAAGAAGAAAGTGTTAATCGTCGACGATCAGAATGGAATCCGGATTCTTCTCATGGAAGTATTCAATAGTGAAGGTTATGCCACCTTTCAGGCAGCTAACGGGAAATTGGCGCTGGACATTGTCAGGAACGAATCGCCGGATATGGTTTTGCTGGATATGAAAATTCCGGGGATGGACGGACTCGAGATTCTCAAGCATCTGAAGGAGCTTAATCCGGCGATCAAGGTCATTATGATGACGGCCTACGGAGAGCTGGACATGATTAAGGAAGCGACCAAGCTGGGAGCCCTGATGCATTTTACCAAGCCGTTTGATATCGATGAGATGCGCGTTGCCGTCAATATGCACCTGCACAACAAATCAGTTGACCAATGCAGCTAG
- the fba gene encoding class II fructose-1,6-bisphosphate aldolase — translation MPLVSMTDMLTKALEGKYAVGQFNINNLEWTQAILGAAEEEKSPVILGVSEGAARHMGGFTTVVKMVEGLIHDMKITVPVAIHLDHGSSFDKCKDAIDAGFTSVMIDGSHHPIDENIEMTKKVVDYAHAKGVSVEAEVGTVGGQEDDVIGGIQYADLNECVRIVKETGIDTLAPALGSVHGPYLGEPNLGFKEMEEIRDAVNLPLVLHGGTGIPVHDIQKSISLGTSKINVNTENQIAFAKVVREVLAAKPDAYDPRTFIAPGRDAIKQTVIGKIREFGSSNKA, via the coding sequence ATGCCATTAGTATCTATGACAGACATGTTGACCAAAGCACTTGAAGGAAAATATGCAGTTGGCCAGTTCAACATCAATAACCTGGAGTGGACGCAAGCGATTCTTGGTGCAGCAGAAGAAGAGAAGTCACCGGTAATCCTTGGCGTATCCGAAGGCGCAGCTCGTCACATGGGCGGCTTTACCACAGTAGTTAAGATGGTTGAAGGTCTTATTCATGACATGAAAATCACCGTTCCTGTAGCCATCCACTTGGACCACGGTTCAAGCTTTGACAAATGTAAAGATGCAATCGATGCCGGCTTCACTTCCGTAATGATCGACGGCTCCCACCACCCAATCGACGAGAACATTGAAATGACTAAAAAAGTCGTTGACTATGCTCACGCTAAAGGTGTATCTGTAGAAGCAGAAGTTGGTACTGTAGGCGGACAGGAAGATGACGTTATCGGCGGCATCCAATACGCTGACCTTAACGAATGCGTACGCATCGTTAAAGAAACAGGCATCGACACTCTGGCTCCTGCACTGGGTTCCGTACACGGTCCTTACCTGGGCGAACCAAACCTTGGATTCAAGGAAATGGAAGAAATTCGCGATGCAGTTAACCTTCCGCTTGTACTTCACGGCGGTACTGGTATCCCGGTACATGACATTCAGAAATCCATCTCCCTGGGTACTTCCAAGATCAACGTGAACACTGAGAACCAAATCGCGTTCGCTAAGGTTGTTCGCGAAGTTCTTGCTGCTAAGCCGGATGCTTACGATCCGCGTACATTTATCGCACCAGGCCGCGATGCTATCAAGCAGACTGTTATCGGCAAAATCCGCGAATTCGGATCCAGCAACAAAGCCTAA
- a CDS encoding UDP-N-acetylglucosamine 1-carboxyvinyltransferase gives MEKLMIGGGRPLEGVVTISGAKNSAIALIPAAILAESEVVLDNLPALSDVAVYSEILEELGASVSWTGSQMRINPSRIVSIPMPNGPVKKLRASYYMMGALLGRFKEATIGLPGGCNFEPRPIDQHIKGFEALGATVTNDHGSIHLYAKELRGAKIYLDVSSVGATINIMLAASRAKGSTIIENAAKEPEIIDVATLLNSMGAVIKGAGTETIRIEGVSEMHGCRHSIIPDRIQAGTYMIAAAATRGNVLIDNVIPKHLEALTAKLLEMGVDIEELDESIRVIGRAKYQHADVKALIYPGFATDLQSPMTSMLTQAEGVSVLSDFVYSNRFKHVPELVRMGAKIRVEGRSAIIEGGPLNAAKVKAADLRAGAALVIAGLTVEEGITEVTGVEYIDRGYDNLVSNLRSLGADVWRENE, from the coding sequence ATGGAAAAATTAATGATTGGCGGCGGACGTCCGCTAGAGGGCGTTGTTACCATCAGCGGAGCAAAGAATAGCGCTATTGCGCTTATTCCTGCAGCAATTTTGGCGGAGTCTGAAGTTGTGCTGGATAATTTGCCTGCGCTTAGTGATGTTGCCGTTTACTCCGAAATTCTGGAGGAGCTTGGCGCGAGCGTGTCTTGGACAGGCAGCCAAATGAGAATTAATCCCTCCCGTATCGTATCCATTCCCATGCCTAACGGACCGGTAAAAAAGCTCCGGGCCTCTTATTATATGATGGGCGCACTTTTGGGCCGGTTTAAGGAAGCGACCATTGGATTACCCGGCGGCTGTAATTTTGAGCCCCGTCCGATTGACCAGCATATCAAAGGCTTTGAGGCGCTTGGTGCGACTGTTACCAATGACCATGGCTCGATTCACCTGTATGCCAAAGAACTGCGCGGTGCTAAGATCTATCTGGATGTATCCAGTGTCGGTGCCACCATTAACATTATGCTCGCGGCCTCCCGTGCCAAAGGCTCTACAATTATTGAAAATGCGGCTAAAGAGCCTGAGATTATAGATGTAGCTACCCTGCTCAACTCCATGGGCGCTGTTATTAAGGGCGCCGGTACCGAAACGATCCGGATTGAAGGCGTAAGTGAAATGCACGGCTGCCGCCATTCGATCATTCCTGACCGTATTCAAGCTGGAACATATATGATTGCCGCTGCGGCTACGCGGGGCAATGTCTTAATTGATAACGTGATTCCCAAGCATCTGGAGGCACTCACTGCCAAGCTGCTGGAAATGGGAGTAGACATAGAAGAATTGGATGAGAGTATCCGGGTGATCGGCAGGGCCAAGTACCAGCACGCAGATGTCAAGGCGCTGATCTATCCCGGTTTCGCGACTGATCTGCAATCTCCAATGACGAGTATGCTGACTCAGGCTGAAGGCGTTAGCGTCCTAAGCGATTTCGTCTACAGCAACCGGTTCAAGCATGTTCCTGAATTGGTCCGCATGGGCGCTAAGATTCGTGTGGAAGGACGTTCCGCAATCATTGAAGGCGGTCCGCTGAATGCGGCCAAGGTGAAGGCTGCTGATCTCCGCGCAGGCGCAGCCCTGGTGATTGCAGGTCTTACTGTTGAAGAAGGTATCACTGAAGTGACAGGTGTAGAGTATATTGACCGCGGTTATGACAACCTCGTAAGTAATCTTCGCAGTTTAGGAGCCGATGTCTGGCGCGAGAACGAATAA
- the rho gene encoding transcription termination factor Rho, with protein sequence MDLQISDLEEMKLTDLYKLAKKYQIPYYGTLKKRELIFAILRAQAEQSGLMFMEGVLEILPEGYGFLRPINYLPSAEDIYISASQIRKFDLRSGDLVSGKCRTPKENERYFGLLQVNAVNGENPATAAERLHFPALTPLYPQDKLPLETSPTHLSTRIMDLLAPVGLGQRGLIVAPPKAGKTLLLKEIANSISTNNPEIALFVLLIDERPEEVTDMQRSVKGEVVASTFDELPENHIKVAELVLQRALRLVEHKKDVVILLDSITRLARAYNLVVPPSGRTLSGGIDPAAFHRPKRFFGSARNVEEGGSLTILATALIDTGSRMDDIIYEEFKGTGNMELHLDRKLAERRIFPAIDIRRSGTRREEVLLSKEELDTIWSIRKNMNESYDFVEGFLKKLRDSKTNAEFLASFDVAGGKDSSSASGTASKGGTSNSGSSARRTTRPKAPSVPTT encoded by the coding sequence ATGGATCTTCAAATTTCCGATCTGGAAGAAATGAAGCTTACCGATCTGTATAAGCTGGCTAAGAAATACCAGATTCCTTATTACGGAACGCTTAAGAAGCGGGAGTTAATCTTCGCTATTCTTAGAGCACAGGCAGAGCAGAGCGGTCTAATGTTTATGGAAGGCGTGCTTGAGATTCTGCCGGAAGGCTATGGCTTCCTTCGGCCGATTAACTACTTGCCGAGTGCAGAGGATATTTATATCTCCGCATCGCAGATCCGCAAGTTCGACCTTAGAAGCGGTGACCTGGTCTCCGGGAAATGCCGGACGCCCAAAGAGAACGAGCGCTATTTTGGACTCTTGCAGGTGAATGCCGTCAACGGCGAGAACCCGGCAACTGCAGCTGAACGGTTACATTTTCCGGCGCTTACGCCGCTTTATCCGCAAGATAAGCTGCCGCTCGAAACATCCCCAACCCATTTATCGACCCGTATCATGGATTTGCTTGCTCCTGTAGGTCTGGGGCAACGCGGTTTAATTGTAGCACCTCCCAAAGCAGGGAAGACGCTCCTCCTCAAAGAAATTGCCAACAGTATCTCTACGAACAATCCCGAGATTGCACTGTTTGTTTTGCTGATCGATGAACGTCCTGAGGAAGTAACGGATATGCAGCGTTCGGTTAAAGGTGAGGTAGTGGCTTCGACATTTGACGAGCTGCCGGAGAATCATATCAAAGTGGCAGAGCTTGTACTCCAGCGTGCGCTGCGTCTGGTAGAGCACAAGAAGGATGTTGTCATTCTGCTAGACAGCATTACCCGTCTTGCCCGTGCTTACAATCTCGTAGTTCCGCCATCCGGCCGGACACTTAGCGGAGGGATCGATCCTGCCGCGTTCCATCGGCCTAAGCGTTTCTTCGGTTCGGCACGTAACGTGGAGGAGGGCGGCAGCTTAACTATTCTTGCTACCGCACTGATTGATACCGGATCACGGATGGATGATATTATTTATGAGGAATTCAAGGGTACAGGGAACATGGAGCTCCATCTGGACCGTAAGCTGGCTGAGCGCCGGATCTTCCCGGCAATTGATATCCGCCGTTCAGGTACGCGCCGTGAAGAAGTATTGCTTAGCAAGGAAGAGCTGGATACAATCTGGTCGATCCGTAAAAATATGAATGAATCCTATGACTTCGTAGAAGGATTCCTGAAGAAGCTGCGTGACAGCAAGACGAATGCGGAGTTCCTGGCCTCCTTCGATGTGGCTGGAGGCAAGGATTCCTCGTCAGCAAGCGGTACGGCCAGCAAAGGCGGCACCTCGAATAGCGGCTCGTCCGCCCGCCGCACCACGCGTCCCAAGGCGCCTTCTGTGCCGACTACCTGA
- a CDS encoding radical SAM protein gives MYLVYADEQGNVYDHPELYALARSGDMIVEILEEELVPLPEGATLVGLPSTRAIGMNPETGEMLPLPAGSQAVGALLPQGYTRLCLPGYVKTDKTYKLPLFGYSAVVWKDGGFYVAADLTDDPEQWNPLNCDRDDVKTGVGELTAKYPENRLYNHLSNCALEYECLTSSNTFLGRWEGAVPVSYSCNAGCFGCISEQPDDSGFVSPQTRMNFRPAVNEVSQVMLEHLKTPESIVSFGQGCEGEPSTQAKLIIESIREVRSITDMGYININTNAGLSDHIRGIVDAGLDLMRVSTISALDDHYNAYYKPRGYTLANVEKSLKYAASQGVYTSINYLIFPGVTDREEEIEAMVEFVRRTDLKLIQMRNLNIDPESYLELIPPARGEILGMKTMLEIFREELPEVVIGSFTHVPPAELARAKQRRVQL, from the coding sequence ATGTATTTGGTATATGCCGACGAACAAGGAAACGTATATGATCATCCCGAGCTGTATGCCCTGGCCCGCAGTGGCGATATGATCGTTGAGATACTGGAGGAAGAGCTGGTTCCGCTGCCTGAGGGGGCCACGCTGGTCGGGCTTCCGAGCACGCGGGCGATTGGGATGAATCCGGAGACTGGTGAGATGCTGCCCCTGCCGGCAGGTTCGCAGGCTGTCGGAGCCTTGCTGCCGCAGGGATACACTCGTCTGTGCCTTCCCGGTTACGTCAAGACAGACAAGACCTACAAGCTTCCGCTCTTCGGATATTCCGCTGTAGTATGGAAGGACGGCGGTTTCTATGTGGCGGCTGATCTTACTGATGATCCGGAGCAGTGGAACCCGCTTAATTGCGACCGGGACGATGTGAAGACCGGTGTGGGCGAACTGACTGCGAAGTACCCGGAGAACCGTCTGTATAATCACTTGTCCAACTGCGCGCTGGAATATGAATGCTTAACCTCGTCCAATACCTTCCTGGGCCGCTGGGAGGGTGCTGTTCCGGTCTCATACTCCTGCAATGCCGGCTGCTTCGGTTGTATCTCTGAACAGCCCGATGACAGCGGGTTTGTGTCCCCGCAGACCCGGATGAACTTCCGTCCGGCTGTGAACGAAGTATCGCAAGTAATGCTGGAGCACCTGAAGACGCCGGAATCGATTGTCAGCTTTGGACAGGGCTGTGAAGGCGAGCCTTCTACGCAGGCGAAGCTGATTATTGAATCTATCCGTGAAGTCCGGTCCATTACCGATATGGGCTATATCAATATCAACACCAATGCCGGCTTAAGCGATCATATCCGCGGCATTGTTGATGCAGGGCTTGATCTAATGCGGGTTAGTACCATCAGCGCGCTGGATGACCATTATAACGCCTATTACAAGCCTCGCGGATATACGCTGGCTAACGTGGAGAAGTCGCTGAAGTACGCTGCCTCACAAGGCGTATATACCTCCATTAACTATTTGATTTTCCCGGGGGTTACTGACCGTGAGGAAGAGATTGAAGCGATGGTGGAGTTCGTCAGACGTACAGATCTTAAGCTCATTCAGATGCGTAATCTCAATATTGACCCAGAGAGCTATCTGGAGCTTATTCCTCCTGCACGGGGCGAGATTCTTGGCATGAAGACCATGCTCGAGATCTTCCGTGAGGAGCTCCCGGAGGTTGTCATTGGTTCCTTCACCCATGTTCCCCCTGCTGAGCTGGCCCGTGCCAAGCAGCGCAGAGTGCAGCTTTAG